A single genomic interval of Nodosilinea sp. PGN35 harbors:
- a CDS encoding IS1634 family transposase, with amino-acid sequence MKIENLDHLGLVAALVDEIGLVELTDEFLTPHPLNHISPGQVVKAMILNGLGFVSAPLYLFSKFFEGKPVEHLLGAGITAAHLNDDRLGRVLDQLFEYGTTLFFLKVAMQAVSRFGVSVSQCHLDSTSFALDGEYASEPGTETTSEVEEPQAIEICRGYSRDHRPELKQFLVNLICSADGGIPVWFKVGSGNETDSQTFAGLMRAFAEQ; translated from the coding sequence TTGAAGATAGAAAACCTGGATCACTTAGGGTTAGTGGCGGCGTTAGTGGATGAGATCGGTTTGGTGGAGCTAACCGACGAGTTTCTGACCCCGCATCCGCTGAACCACATCAGCCCCGGGCAAGTGGTGAAAGCGATGATTCTCAATGGATTGGGGTTTGTCAGCGCACCGCTGTACCTGTTTAGCAAGTTTTTCGAGGGCAAACCGGTCGAGCACCTGCTGGGCGCAGGCATCACAGCAGCACATCTCAACGATGACCGTTTGGGGCGGGTGTTAGACCAGCTGTTTGAGTATGGGACAACCCTGTTTTTTCTCAAAGTGGCGATGCAGGCGGTGAGCCGCTTTGGGGTGAGTGTATCCCAGTGCCATCTGGATTCAACCTCCTTTGCCCTCGACGGAGAGTATGCCTCCGAGCCCGGGACTGAGACCACATCGGAGGTTGAGGAACCCCAAGCGATTGAGATCTGTCGGGGCTATTCGCGAGACCATCGACCGGAGTTAAAGCAGTTTTTGGTCAACCTGATCTGTAGTGCCGACGGCGGCATACCGGTGTGGTTCAAGGTGGGCAGCGGCAATGAGACCGATAGCCAGACCTTTGCGGGGCTGATGCGAGCATTTGCCGAGCAGT
- a CDS encoding AAA family ATPase — MNASQLLRAAQRIGEVKTVFRFPYVHVICISPSFACLEDDERELNFCNSIRVSVSELRRTLRNSLLSLRLITQDEFSVEYQNHEDRGHHWLSALIDQKLDDVGSQVRTPARVKVIHFYGYKGGQARSTLLGLLSTSLAEDGWKVLVVDSDIEAPSLDILYARTSRDLSGTLLGVVQSATSQIVPERVRTPAEGGGYVDLIACRPKSKEFDIDSSAFALRCSLEPLLIEDAARKIINFASEKSYDTILIDHRSGLSPITLPWMNTIPGPTVVCVRLDDQWLPAKQFIKLVLKTNPNNPGVFVSWKSDDESPDSYRQRNNAQIDELLDILAEIISESFEPSNEFFEETEISSVELKDHWIVWPYDSAFRETRLPEKKRLSGFNIESLKRIRSILNVSGRIIESHPSLSPSGASDEGDLIQTEALRELSVPNNPISYILGRKGTGKTRLLRELSKAGIGEPLLVDSNSQDGRGLKSPSLELSRAAELYKDNPDRLWWHLLAIAVDLPDTSTETLTERFSSEIERNSFGNLEAPEAQVLDRVPGENKRTFLMDGFETAFTAKLIFPYIEALFRFVQIIESDPRLSKFIHIKVFLRSDLAGRGYQNIEQQLFGKSILVSWDTLKIFNFLLARISRVEWYRQNFNELIENIERNRDEIIRGTLPVDVCESLLMMAFPENVNRNNLATKTFLKTYFADSASDRPDISSSDKLRYYPRVFDKFLQVIADPKPNDVGSFQGSQIENGKISQNLIFIAHEAAAREYLGQLQSELNYLISLSDDFSDNQMKVKSLLDSFEGLKTPFRLDECVAEIASKVSLNTTDIRNAIERMKSVGMFEDRPGYPGQLRVGRLFKSSLRMKYLRRPRSMD; from the coding sequence ATGAACGCAAGCCAACTCTTAAGAGCAGCACAAAGGATTGGAGAAGTCAAAACAGTTTTTCGCTTTCCCTATGTGCATGTGATTTGCATTTCGCCTAGCTTTGCTTGCCTCGAGGATGATGAGCGAGAGCTTAACTTCTGCAATTCTATTAGAGTAAGTGTTTCTGAACTTCGAAGGACTCTTCGAAATTCCTTACTTTCACTACGGTTAATTACTCAAGATGAGTTTTCTGTTGAATACCAAAATCATGAGGATCGAGGACATCATTGGCTTAGTGCTCTTATTGATCAGAAGCTAGATGATGTTGGTTCTCAAGTTAGAACTCCTGCAAGAGTTAAGGTGATCCATTTTTATGGTTACAAAGGTGGGCAAGCGCGTTCGACTCTTCTTGGGCTATTATCAACATCTTTAGCAGAAGATGGATGGAAAGTCCTAGTCGTTGATAGCGATATCGAAGCTCCTTCGCTTGATATCCTTTATGCTCGGACATCTCGAGATTTGTCAGGAACATTACTAGGAGTTGTTCAGTCGGCTACCTCTCAAATAGTTCCTGAACGTGTGAGAACTCCAGCAGAAGGTGGAGGCTATGTAGATTTAATAGCTTGTAGACCCAAGTCCAAAGAGTTCGACATTGACTCTTCTGCATTTGCTTTGCGATGTTCCTTGGAGCCATTATTGATTGAAGATGCTGCCAGAAAAATTATAAACTTTGCATCTGAAAAGTCTTACGACACCATCCTAATTGATCATAGATCGGGCCTTTCTCCTATAACGTTACCTTGGATGAATACCATTCCAGGCCCTACAGTTGTTTGTGTTCGCCTGGATGATCAGTGGCTCCCTGCCAAACAATTTATAAAGCTGGTTCTCAAGACTAATCCTAATAATCCCGGTGTTTTTGTTTCGTGGAAGTCAGACGATGAGAGTCCTGACTCGTATCGTCAACGCAATAATGCTCAAATTGACGAACTGCTTGATATACTTGCAGAAATTATTTCTGAGTCCTTTGAGCCTTCGAATGAGTTCTTTGAGGAAACAGAAATATCTTCCGTTGAGCTTAAAGATCATTGGATTGTTTGGCCATATGATAGTGCTTTTAGAGAAACCAGACTACCAGAAAAGAAACGATTGAGTGGATTCAATATTGAATCTCTTAAGAGAATTCGCAGTATTTTAAACGTTAGCGGCAGAATAATAGAAAGCCATCCATCTCTTAGTCCAAGTGGGGCTTCGGATGAGGGCGACTTGATTCAAACAGAAGCTCTTAGAGAATTGAGCGTTCCAAATAATCCAATATCCTATATTTTAGGGCGTAAAGGTACAGGCAAAACACGATTACTTAGAGAATTATCAAAGGCTGGAATTGGTGAACCTTTACTCGTCGATTCAAACAGCCAAGATGGTAGAGGTTTAAAGTCGCCTAGCTTAGAACTGTCTAGAGCGGCAGAGTTATATAAAGATAACCCTGATAGACTATGGTGGCATTTGCTTGCTATTGCTGTTGATTTGCCTGACACCTCAACTGAAACGCTCACAGAGCGATTTTCTAGCGAAATAGAGCGAAATTCTTTTGGCAACTTAGAAGCTCCAGAAGCTCAAGTTCTTGACAGAGTTCCAGGTGAAAACAAAAGAACATTCTTAATGGACGGCTTTGAAACAGCTTTCACAGCTAAGCTTATTTTTCCCTATATTGAGGCGTTGTTTAGATTTGTTCAAATTATTGAATCAGATCCTAGACTCTCTAAATTTATTCATATAAAAGTTTTTCTAAGAAGTGACTTGGCAGGTAGAGGTTATCAAAATATTGAACAGCAGCTCTTTGGTAAAAGTATTCTCGTGAGTTGGGACACTCTCAAAATATTTAATTTTTTACTAGCAAGGATATCTAGAGTCGAATGGTATCGACAAAATTTTAATGAGTTAATCGAAAATATAGAGAGAAATAGAGATGAAATCATAAGAGGAACATTGCCTGTTGATGTCTGCGAATCATTATTAATGATGGCATTTCCTGAAAATGTTAATAGAAACAATCTAGCAACTAAAACTTTTTTGAAAACATATTTTGCCGATAGTGCAAGTGATCGTCCCGACATTAGCTCTAGCGATAAATTGCGATACTATCCGCGGGTGTTTGATAAATTTTTGCAAGTAATTGCTGATCCCAAACCAAATGATGTTGGTTCTTTTCAAGGTTCGCAGATCGAAAATGGAAAAATCAGTCAAAATCTTATCTTCATTGCTCATGAAGCGGCAGCGAGGGAATACCTTGGACAGCTACAGTCTGAGCTAAACTATTTGATTAGTCTTTCAGATGACTTCTCCGATAATCAAATGAAAGTCAAATCCCTTCTTGATTCTTTTGAAGGCCTAAAAACGCCATTTCGGCTAGACGAATGTGTTGCAGAAATTGCTTCTAAGGTTAGTCTTAATACCACAGATATTAGGAACGCAATTGAAAGGATGAAAAGTGTAGGGATGTTTGAAGATCGTCCAGGATATCCTGGTCAATTGCGTGTGGGCCGTTTATTCAAATCATCTCTAAGAATGAAATATTTAAGGAGACCAAGGAGCATGGATTGA
- a CDS encoding glucosidase — protein sequence MTPEHQRLQAAHQSQTPWQKWGPYLSDRQWGTVREDYSATGAAWGYFSHQQSHSRAYRWGEDGLGGICDNQQQLCFALALWNGNDPVLKERLFGLTGEQGNHGEDVKEYYFYLDSTPTHSYLKFLYKYPQAAYPYADLVAENQRRGREQPEYELLDTGVFNENRYFDVFVEYAKATPEDILIHIEAINRGPEAATLHLLPTLWFRNTWAWGDEAEKPRLRSDRQSFAPTGDGVIEAFHPTLGNYWLHCEGISIDGETPPLYFTENETNYAALFGGENASPYVKDGIHNAVIHGQNAVNPDLVGTKVSPHYQLSLGPGERQTVRLRLTNQPAVDAPLGAAFEAIFQTRRQEADDFYAALTPPALSDDQRNIQRQAIAGLLWSKQVYTYSVEQWLKGDAAMPAPPPGRNRNRHWRHLDTADIISMPDKWEYPWFAAWDLAFHCIPLAMVDPEFAKHQLDLLTREWYMHPNGQLPAYEWAFGDVNPPVHAWATWRVYKIAQKMTGPSVDHRPFLERVFQKLLLNFTWWVNRKDRDGKNVFEGGFLGLDNIGVFDRSAPLPTGGSLEQSDGTSWMAMYCLNMLEMALELALENSVYEDMATKFFEHFIYIADAMNHIGDDQTRLWNEEDGFFYDVLHLPEGDDPSGSASDQRIQMKIRSMVGLIPLCAVITLEPDTLAQLPNFAERLEWFIQNRPHLKRNVACMETQGQGARRMLALCYATLGHIEPRDRLRRLLEKLLDEAEFLSDYGIRALSKYHADHPYRFHADGQEYRVDYEPAESRSGLFGGNSNWRGPIWFPVNYLLIESLQKFHHYLGDDYQVECPTGSGQWMNLWQVASELSRRLIAMFEQSSAPARPVNGGSALFDHDVHWRDYVLFYEYFHGDSGTGLGASHQTGWTGLVAKLIQQQGEYSGDRTTLPG from the coding sequence ATGACCCCAGAGCACCAACGCCTGCAAGCCGCCCACCAGTCGCAAACGCCCTGGCAAAAGTGGGGGCCCTACCTCAGCGATCGCCAGTGGGGCACCGTGCGCGAAGACTACAGCGCTACGGGGGCAGCGTGGGGCTATTTCTCCCACCAGCAATCGCACTCGCGGGCCTACCGCTGGGGGGAAGACGGCCTGGGCGGCATCTGCGACAACCAGCAGCAGCTCTGCTTTGCCCTGGCCCTGTGGAACGGCAACGACCCCGTGCTCAAAGAGCGGCTGTTTGGCCTCACCGGGGAGCAGGGCAACCACGGCGAAGACGTCAAGGAATACTACTTTTACCTCGATAGCACCCCCACCCACAGCTACCTGAAGTTTCTCTACAAATACCCCCAGGCCGCATACCCCTACGCCGATCTGGTGGCCGAAAACCAGCGGCGCGGGCGCGAGCAGCCCGAGTACGAGCTGCTCGATACCGGCGTTTTCAACGAAAACCGCTACTTCGACGTGTTTGTGGAATACGCCAAGGCGACACCAGAAGACATTTTGATCCACATTGAGGCCATCAACCGGGGGCCAGAGGCCGCGACGCTGCACCTGCTGCCGACCCTGTGGTTTCGCAACACCTGGGCCTGGGGTGACGAGGCAGAGAAGCCGAGGTTACGTAGCGACAGACAGTCGTTTGCCCCGACCGGGGATGGTGTGATTGAGGCATTTCACCCCACGCTGGGGAACTACTGGCTCCACTGCGAAGGAATCTCGATTGATGGGGAGACCCCGCCCCTCTATTTCACCGAAAACGAGACCAACTACGCCGCCCTGTTTGGGGGCGAAAATGCTTCTCCCTACGTCAAAGACGGCATTCACAACGCGGTCATTCACGGGCAGAATGCGGTCAATCCTGACCTGGTGGGCACCAAAGTCTCGCCCCACTACCAACTTTCCCTGGGGCCAGGGGAGCGCCAGACCGTGCGCCTGCGGCTGACCAATCAACCCGCCGTAGACGCCCCCCTGGGTGCTGCCTTTGAGGCGATTTTTCAAACCCGCAGACAGGAGGCCGACGATTTCTATGCCGCCCTCACTCCCCCGGCACTGAGTGACGACCAGCGCAATATTCAGCGCCAGGCGATCGCAGGCCTGCTCTGGAGCAAGCAGGTCTACACCTACTCCGTGGAACAGTGGCTCAAAGGGGATGCGGCCATGCCAGCGCCACCGCCGGGGCGCAACCGCAACCGCCACTGGCGACACCTCGACACCGCCGACATTATCTCCATGCCCGACAAGTGGGAATACCCCTGGTTCGCGGCGTGGGATCTGGCCTTTCACTGCATCCCTTTAGCGATGGTTGACCCCGAGTTCGCCAAGCACCAGCTCGATCTGCTAACTCGCGAGTGGTATATGCACCCCAACGGCCAGCTGCCCGCCTACGAGTGGGCCTTTGGCGATGTCAACCCGCCCGTCCACGCCTGGGCCACCTGGCGGGTGTATAAGATCGCCCAAAAGATGACTGGGCCCAGCGTAGACCACCGCCCTTTTTTAGAACGGGTGTTTCAAAAATTGCTGCTCAACTTTACCTGGTGGGTCAACCGCAAAGACAGAGACGGCAAAAACGTGTTTGAAGGCGGCTTTTTAGGCCTCGACAACATTGGCGTGTTTGACCGCAGCGCCCCGCTGCCCACAGGCGGCTCCCTGGAGCAGTCCGACGGCACCAGCTGGATGGCCATGTACTGCCTCAACATGCTGGAAATGGCCCTGGAGCTGGCCCTTGAGAACTCGGTCTACGAAGATATGGCCACCAAATTCTTCGAGCACTTTATCTACATTGCCGACGCCATGAACCACATTGGCGACGACCAAACCCGCCTGTGGAACGAGGAGGATGGCTTTTTCTACGATGTGCTGCACCTGCCCGAGGGCGACGACCCCTCGGGGTCGGCCTCAGACCAACGCATTCAGATGAAAATTCGCTCCATGGTCGGTCTGATTCCCCTCTGTGCGGTGATCACCCTGGAGCCCGATACCCTGGCCCAGCTGCCCAACTTTGCCGAACGGCTGGAGTGGTTCATTCAAAATCGCCCCCACCTGAAGCGCAATGTCGCCTGTATGGAGACGCAGGGCCAAGGGGCGCGGCGCATGCTCGCCCTGTGCTACGCCACCCTGGGCCATATAGAACCGCGCGATCGCCTCCGCCGCCTGCTCGAAAAGCTGCTAGATGAGGCCGAATTCTTGAGCGACTACGGCATTCGCGCCCTGTCGAAGTACCACGCCGATCACCCCTACCGCTTCCACGCCGACGGCCAGGAGTACCGGGTTGACTACGAACCCGCCGAGTCGCGCAGCGGCCTGTTTGGCGGCAACTCCAACTGGCGGGGGCCGATCTGGTTTCCGGTCAACTACCTGCTGATCGAGTCGCTGCAAAAGTTTCACCACTACCTGGGCGACGACTACCAGGTCGAGTGCCCCACCGGCTCCGGGCAGTGGATGAACCTGTGGCAGGTCGCCAGCGAGCTATCGCGACGGCTGATCGCTATGTTTGAGCAAAGCTCAGCGCCCGCCCGCCCGGTCAACGGCGGCAGCGCACTATTTGACCACGATGTCCACTGGCGCGACTATGTGCTGTTTTACGAATACTTCCACGGCGACAGCGGAACCGGGCTGGGGGCCAGCCACCAGACCGGCTGGACGGGACTGGTGGCCAAGCTGATTCAGCAGCAGGGGGAGTACAGCGGCGATCGCACTACCTTACCAGGATAG
- the xseB gene encoding exodeoxyribonuclease VII small subunit, whose product MPKKATDPWNYETTVATVEGIIADLESGSLPLAVVLAQFEQAVQALNQCESYLQEKQQQVDLLIETLTD is encoded by the coding sequence ATGCCCAAAAAAGCCACCGACCCCTGGAACTACGAAACCACCGTCGCCACCGTAGAAGGCATCATCGCCGACCTCGAATCGGGCAGTCTGCCCCTGGCGGTGGTGCTGGCTCAGTTTGAGCAGGCTGTGCAGGCGCTGAACCAGTGCGAGAGCTACCTGCAAGAAAAGCAGCAGCAGGTCGATCTGCTGATTGAGACCCTGACCGATTAG
- the xseA gene encoding exodeoxyribonuclease VII large subunit, producing MATAPAALSVGGLVDYIKAVLEDDPTLRQVWVVGEVSSANPHAKGLFFTLTDPDTGAAINAVAWRSQQARLTTLPTVGDQVIALGTVKVYPQRSSYQLTVWQVLPSGDGLKALRYRQLRQRLAAEGLFDPEFKRPLPALPQTIAVVSSPQAAAWGDIQRSLRHHHPGLRVLFSPATVQGETAPASIVAALERVASDGRAEVLILARGGGASEDLECFDDERVVRAVANCPIPVVTGIGHQRDESLADLAADLCAHTPTAAAIAAVPALADLLDGHRQRAARLKTLVADHLLDAQTDLHRLGQRLLRTRLDQRIQQQRQHLKQLQRRLVQGVQVELRQAGDRTIALRQHLMTLDPDTVVKRGYALVRNDAHQLVTQASRVTPGETLQIQLAQGHLTVQVTHTHPPTP from the coding sequence ATGGCTACGGCTCCAGCGGCCCTGAGCGTCGGCGGTTTAGTCGATTACATCAAAGCTGTGCTAGAAGACGACCCCACCCTGCGCCAGGTCTGGGTTGTAGGCGAAGTATCTAGCGCCAACCCCCACGCCAAGGGGCTGTTTTTTACCCTCACCGACCCCGATACCGGAGCCGCCATCAACGCGGTGGCCTGGCGCAGCCAGCAGGCCCGACTCACCACCCTGCCCACGGTGGGTGACCAGGTGATCGCCCTGGGCACGGTCAAGGTCTACCCCCAGCGCAGCAGCTACCAGCTGACGGTGTGGCAGGTGTTGCCCAGCGGCGACGGCCTCAAGGCCCTGCGCTACCGCCAGCTGCGCCAGCGACTGGCCGCCGAAGGGCTGTTTGACCCGGAGTTTAAGCGCCCCCTGCCTGCCCTGCCTCAGACGATTGCGGTAGTGTCGTCACCCCAGGCGGCGGCCTGGGGCGACATTCAGCGATCGCTGCGCCACCACCACCCCGGTCTACGAGTGCTTTTCTCACCGGCTACGGTGCAGGGTGAGACCGCCCCGGCCTCCATCGTGGCCGCCCTAGAGCGGGTGGCCAGCGACGGTCGCGCCGAGGTGCTAATTTTGGCTCGCGGCGGCGGGGCCAGCGAAGACCTGGAGTGTTTCGACGACGAGCGGGTGGTGCGGGCCGTGGCCAACTGCCCCATCCCCGTGGTGACAGGCATTGGCCACCAGCGCGATGAATCGTTGGCCGATCTGGCCGCCGATCTCTGTGCCCACACGCCGACCGCCGCCGCGATCGCCGCCGTTCCCGCCCTGGCCGATCTGCTCGACGGCCACCGCCAGCGAGCCGCCCGGCTCAAAACCCTGGTCGCAGACCACCTGCTCGATGCCCAAACCGACCTGCACCGCCTGGGCCAGCGCCTGCTGCGCACCCGCTTAGACCAGCGAATTCAACAGCAGCGGCAGCACCTCAAGCAGCTCCAGCGCCGCCTGGTGCAGGGGGTACAGGTGGAGCTGCGTCAGGCGGGCGATCGCACCATCGCCCTGCGTCAACACCTGATGACCCTTGACCCCGACACTGTAGTTAAGCGAGGCTATGCCCTGGTACGCAACGATGCCCACCAGCTCGTCACCCAGGCCAGCCGCGTCACCCCCGGCGAAACCCTCCAGATTCAGCTCGCCCAGGGCCACCTCACCGTCCAAGTCACCCACACCCACCCGCCCACCCCCTAA
- a CDS encoding diguanylate cyclase domain-containing protein: MPAKSESELQPFPPKLGEESFVVAASEAVEDGSASPPSQPWQTLFESALDAMLVINDAGVYVAANPAACALLELTQEALIGRRIADFLLLDTEFEPAWQEFLAIGQLRGEQLMRLESGRVKTVEFAATAHVYPHHHLSVLRDISDRKQAEAERNALSQQLEQWVISSAEKLEITEAELRSQQQRIDSILNSLECVVWSIDPSTLKTIYVNAAAHSVYGLSPEAFLADAGLWFSCLHPDDLPLLMADIEALHHQSKVDREYRIFHADGTQRWVRGQACLVRDKAGNPLRIDGTTVDISDRKQAEFALQDNQATQQAILEAIPDLLMRVNRDGYILNLISGGEITLYGPIAADQRQSVYQNFPQDLADQRMHYVRLALDTGTRQHYEHAIDLNGKLHYEESRVVPLTDAEVLVIVRDITERKRAEATQADLNQKLKLVNAELNRLATVDGLTEIANRRSFDQALDLEWQRARRQQKFLALILCDIDYFKPYNDNYGHLAGDDCLRQVARVLSGVVNRPGDLVARYGGEEFVLLLPDTDLEGGVEVIEKIQAAIAQCHLPHAFSEVSSTLTLSFGLVCHCPSVKEHSPRELIHRADLALYQAKAQGRNGYAVGDSFG, translated from the coding sequence TTGCCCGCCAAGTCTGAATCAGAGCTACAGCCCTTCCCCCCCAAACTCGGGGAGGAGAGTTTTGTCGTCGCGGCCTCTGAAGCCGTCGAAGACGGCAGCGCATCGCCCCCGTCTCAGCCTTGGCAAACCCTGTTTGAATCGGCCCTCGATGCCATGCTGGTGATCAACGATGCCGGGGTCTACGTCGCCGCCAACCCAGCGGCCTGTGCGCTGCTGGAGCTGACCCAGGAGGCATTGATTGGGCGACGAATAGCAGATTTTTTGCTGTTAGATACTGAGTTTGAGCCTGCCTGGCAGGAGTTTTTGGCGATCGGTCAGCTGCGGGGAGAGCAGCTGATGCGGCTGGAGAGCGGCAGGGTTAAAACGGTGGAGTTTGCCGCCACAGCCCACGTCTACCCTCACCACCATCTGTCGGTGCTGCGGGATATTAGCGATCGCAAACAGGCTGAGGCCGAGCGCAACGCCCTCTCGCAGCAGCTAGAGCAGTGGGTGATTAGCAGCGCTGAAAAGTTGGAGATCACCGAGGCCGAGCTGCGATCGCAGCAGCAGCGCATCGACAGCATTCTCAACTCGCTGGAGTGCGTGGTCTGGTCAATTGACCCCAGCACCCTAAAAACCATTTACGTCAACGCCGCCGCTCACAGCGTCTATGGCCTTTCCCCCGAAGCTTTTTTAGCGGATGCCGGGCTGTGGTTTAGCTGTCTTCACCCCGACGATCTGCCGCTCTTAATGGCGGATATTGAGGCGCTGCACCACCAGAGCAAAGTCGATCGGGAGTACCGCATCTTTCACGCCGATGGCACCCAGCGCTGGGTGCGCGGGCAGGCCTGTTTGGTGCGCGACAAGGCGGGAAACCCCCTACGGATAGACGGCACCACGGTGGATATCAGCGATCGCAAACAGGCCGAGTTTGCTCTGCAAGACAACCAGGCGACCCAGCAGGCCATCTTGGAAGCGATCCCTGACCTGCTCATGCGAGTTAACCGCGATGGCTACATTCTCAACTTGATCTCTGGCGGCGAGATCACCCTCTATGGCCCCATTGCCGCTGATCAACGGCAGTCGGTCTACCAGAACTTTCCTCAAGATTTGGCCGATCAGCGCATGCACTACGTGCGGCTGGCCCTCGATACCGGCACCCGCCAGCACTACGAACACGCCATAGATCTGAACGGTAAGCTGCACTACGAAGAGTCTCGGGTAGTGCCCCTGACCGACGCCGAGGTGCTGGTGATTGTGCGCGATATCACCGAGCGCAAGCGGGCCGAAGCCACCCAGGCCGATCTCAATCAAAAGCTCAAACTGGTCAATGCCGAGCTGAACCGGTTGGCCACCGTAGACGGCCTCACCGAAATTGCCAACCGCCGCAGTTTTGATCAGGCCCTCGATCTGGAGTGGCAGCGGGCCCGCCGCCAGCAAAAATTTCTGGCGCTAATTCTCTGCGACATCGACTACTTCAAGCCCTATAACGACAACTACGGCCACCTGGCCGGCGACGACTGCCTGCGCCAGGTGGCCAGGGTGCTCAGCGGTGTGGTCAATCGGCCCGGCGACCTGGTGGCCCGCTACGGCGGCGAAGAATTTGTGCTGCTGCTGCCCGACACCGACCTGGAGGGCGGCGTTGAGGTGATTGAAAAGATCCAGGCGGCGATCGCCCAGTGCCACCTGCCCCACGCCTTCTCAGAGGTCAGCTCGACTTTGACCTTGAGCTTTGGCCTGGTGTGCCACTGCCCCTCGGTCAAAGAGCACTCTCCCCGCGAATTGATTCACCGGGCCGACCTGGCCCTCTACCAGGCCAAGGCCCAGGGCCGCAACGGCTATGCGGTGGGCGACAGCTTTGGATAG
- a CDS encoding type II CAAX prenyl endopeptidase Rce1 family protein — MRYLRLHAYIALRLTLHRLRQAVTTWPPARDWMLAAGLTLTLGLVAIPLGLRSQFLAPTLADITWGDGLRLAARVMLVPALLEEGFWRVLLLPHPTEIVSDRKRWRLGLPMLGLFVVMHPLNAMTLYPVAFATFTNPVFLLSAALLGLICTFMYWRSGSLWVVTAMHWLVVTVWLLFLGGYHELRL, encoded by the coding sequence TTGCGATACCTCCGTCTGCATGCCTATATCGCCCTTCGGCTTACCCTGCATCGGCTGCGGCAGGCGGTAACCACCTGGCCCCCTGCCCGCGACTGGATGCTGGCCGCCGGGCTCACCCTGACCCTGGGGCTGGTGGCTATTCCGCTGGGGTTGCGCAGCCAGTTTTTGGCCCCTACCCTGGCCGACATCACCTGGGGCGACGGGCTGCGGCTGGCGGCGCGGGTGATGCTGGTGCCAGCGCTGCTCGAAGAGGGGTTTTGGCGAGTGCTGCTGCTGCCCCACCCGACCGAAATTGTTAGCGATCGCAAGCGCTGGCGACTGGGACTGCCTATGCTGGGCCTGTTTGTGGTCATGCACCCGCTCAACGCCATGACCCTCTACCCGGTGGCCTTTGCCACCTTTACCAACCCGGTGTTTTTGCTGTCGGCGGCGCTGCTGGGGCTGATCTGCACGTTTATGTACTGGCGATCGGGCTCGCTGTGGGTGGTGACCGCCATGCACTGGCTGGTTGTCACCGTTTGGCTGCTGTTTTTGGGCGGCTACCACGAACTCAGGCTGTAG